One window of Microbispora sp. ZYX-F-249 genomic DNA carries:
- a CDS encoding MFS transporter — protein MTSVMTAPAVFSQRYRALSVGIVALVMLVAFEYLAVATAMPLIGRELNGYHLYGLAFSGGMAATVIATVLGGRWGDARGPFPALWTGVAGFVAGLAVSGFAPTMEVFLVGRFLQGLGGGLFNVALYVLVAQAYPSAMHPRVFSALAAAWVLPSVVGPAVTGFVAETWSWRWIFLGVAVLSVPAALIMWRGLPATGGQPREAMGRAFLPRFAWGVCAAVGAALLQYGSGAAGAGIPLVVAGLAVLALTLPRLLPPGTLRAARGLPTVVALRGLAAGSFFAAEVFVPLMLVQERGLNAAEAGLALTGGALAWSLGSWIQGRRPHARALTIRLGATLIAAGICVTASAVIPSVPVPVVFAGWVVAGLGIGMVFPTLSVLVLELSAPGEEGRNSASLSVGESVFSVVAVSLTGALLAAWGGLPWVYLTCLGLLVVMAGTAGLVGGRFEHRREAGTMEV, from the coding sequence ATGACTTCGGTGATGACCGCCCCGGCCGTCTTCAGCCAGCGATACCGGGCCCTGAGCGTCGGAATCGTGGCCCTGGTGATGCTCGTGGCGTTCGAGTATCTCGCGGTGGCCACCGCGATGCCGCTGATCGGCCGCGAGCTGAACGGCTACCACCTGTACGGCCTCGCCTTCAGCGGCGGCATGGCCGCCACCGTGATCGCCACGGTGCTCGGCGGACGCTGGGGCGACGCGCGGGGGCCGTTCCCCGCCCTGTGGACGGGGGTGGCGGGGTTCGTCGCCGGGCTGGCGGTCTCCGGGTTCGCGCCCACCATGGAGGTCTTCCTCGTCGGCCGGTTCCTCCAGGGGCTCGGGGGCGGGCTGTTCAACGTGGCGCTGTACGTCCTCGTGGCCCAGGCGTATCCCTCCGCCATGCACCCGCGGGTGTTCTCGGCGCTGGCGGCGGCCTGGGTGCTGCCGTCCGTGGTCGGCCCGGCGGTCACCGGGTTCGTGGCGGAGACCTGGAGCTGGCGCTGGATCTTCCTGGGCGTCGCGGTGCTGTCGGTCCCCGCCGCGCTGATCATGTGGCGCGGCCTGCCCGCGACGGGCGGGCAGCCGAGGGAGGCGATGGGCCGCGCCTTTTTGCCCCGCTTCGCCTGGGGCGTGTGCGCCGCGGTCGGCGCGGCCCTGCTGCAGTACGGCAGCGGCGCGGCCGGGGCGGGCATCCCCCTGGTCGTGGCCGGACTGGCGGTGCTCGCGCTGACGCTGCCGAGGCTGCTGCCCCCGGGGACGCTGCGCGCCGCCCGGGGTCTGCCCACCGTGGTCGCGCTGCGCGGCCTGGCCGCCGGATCGTTCTTCGCCGCCGAGGTGTTCGTGCCGCTGATGCTCGTGCAGGAGCGGGGGCTCAACGCGGCCGAGGCCGGTCTCGCGCTCACCGGCGGGGCGCTCGCCTGGTCCCTCGGGTCGTGGATCCAGGGCCGCAGGCCGCACGCGCGGGCGCTGACCATCCGTCTCGGCGCGACGCTCATCGCCGCCGGGATCTGCGTCACCGCGTCCGCCGTCATCCCCTCCGTGCCCGTCCCCGTCGTGTTCGCGGGCTGGGTGGTGGCGGGGCTGGGCATCGGCATGGTCTTCCCGACGCTGTCGGTGCTGGTCCTGGAGCTGTCGGCGCCGGGGGAGGAGGGCCGCAACAGCGCGTCGCTGAGCGTCGGCGAGTCGGTCTTCTCGGTCGTCGCCGTCTCGCTGACCGGCGCGCTGCTCGCCGCCTGGGGTGGCCTGCCGTGGGTCTATCTGACGTGCCTGGGCCTGCTCGTCGTCATGGCGGGCACGGCCGGACTCGTCGGCGGCCGTTTCGAGCACCGCCGCGAAGCGGGCACCATGGAGGTCTAG
- a CDS encoding VWA domain-containing protein: MDGEDERLRRWRLVLGGAAEGTLEGADARMDAALAALYDDEQDRRGAGLGASAPRVARWLGDIREYFPSSVVRVMQKDAIERLDLTRLLLEPEMLEAVEPDVHLVGTLLSLGRLMPERARESARAVVRTVVRELEERLTRRTLAAVGGALDRSARTRRPRRAADVDWDRTIRANLRNYLPERKTVVPSRLVGYARGQRALRREVVLAVDQSGSMAASVVYAGVFAAVLASMRSLKTSLVAFDTAVADLTDRLRDPVEVLFGTQLGGGTDINRAVAYCQRLITRPADTIFLLVSDLYEGGPREEMLRRIGALTAAGVQVIVLLALADEGAPQYDHDNAAALAAMGVPAFACTPDAFPGLMAAAIERRSYDQGRISLPGR, translated from the coding sequence ATGGACGGCGAGGACGAGCGGCTGCGCCGCTGGCGGCTGGTGCTCGGCGGTGCGGCGGAGGGGACGCTCGAAGGAGCGGACGCCCGGATGGACGCCGCCCTCGCGGCCCTCTACGACGACGAACAGGATCGGCGCGGCGCCGGCCTCGGGGCGTCCGCGCCGCGGGTGGCCCGATGGCTGGGGGACATCAGGGAGTACTTCCCCTCCAGCGTCGTGCGGGTCATGCAGAAGGACGCCATCGAGCGGCTCGACCTGACCCGGCTGCTGCTGGAGCCCGAGATGCTGGAGGCCGTCGAGCCCGACGTGCACCTGGTCGGCACGCTGCTGTCACTGGGCCGGCTCATGCCGGAGCGGGCCCGCGAGTCCGCGAGAGCGGTCGTCCGCACGGTCGTGCGGGAGCTGGAGGAGCGGCTGACGCGGCGCACGCTGGCGGCCGTCGGGGGCGCGCTCGACCGCTCGGCCAGGACCCGCCGGCCGAGGAGGGCGGCCGACGTCGACTGGGACCGGACGATCCGGGCCAACCTGCGCAACTACCTGCCCGAACGGAAGACCGTCGTGCCGTCCCGGCTGGTCGGGTACGCCCGCGGGCAGCGGGCCCTGCGGCGGGAGGTCGTGCTGGCCGTCGACCAGAGCGGCTCGATGGCCGCCTCGGTGGTGTACGCGGGGGTCTTCGCCGCGGTGCTCGCCTCGATGCGTTCGCTGAAGACCTCGCTCGTGGCGTTCGACACGGCCGTCGCCGACCTCACCGACCGGCTGCGTGATCCCGTCGAGGTGCTGTTCGGCACCCAGCTCGGCGGCGGCACCGACATCAACCGGGCGGTGGCCTACTGCCAGCGACTGATCACCCGGCCGGCGGACACCATATTCCTTCTGGTCAGCGACTTGTACGAGGGCGGGCCGCGGGAGGAGATGCTGCGCCGGATCGGCGCGCTGACCGCCGCGGGAGTCCAGGTGATCGTGCTGCTCGCGCTCGCGGACGAGGGGGCGCCGCAGTACGACCACGACAACGCGGCGGCGCTGGCCGCGATGGGGGTGCCGGCCTTCGCCTGCACACCGGACGCCTTTCCCGGCCTCATGGCCGCCGCGATCGAGCGCCGGTCCTACGACCAAGGTCGCATTTCCCTGCCGGGACGGTGA
- a CDS encoding DUF5682 family protein, translated as MLGVRHHGPGSARAVRDELHRIRPDLVLVEGPPEADGLVKLAADPGMRPPVALLAYVPGEPSRAAFWPFAEFSPEWQALAYAARAGVEARFCDLPAAHALALEADPVRRDPVGELARAAGYDDPERWWEDLVEHRGEAGTLDVIAEAMRAVRDGHVAEGVEARREAYMRRTLRKAAREGFARIAVVCGAWHLPALTLPALTLPALTLPALTLPALTLPAQTLPAQTPPVLTPSAQTLPAQTPPAPSRRAPGPGAAAPEGVPDGPGRPPSAAEDERLLRGLPKVRVEMTWVPWTHGRLAAGAGYGAGVAAPGWYEHLFTAPDRPVERWLARAAAILREEDLPVSSAHVIEAVRLAEGLAALRGRPLAGLSEVTEAVRAVLCDGDEPKVELVQRRMVVGERLGRVPEATPMVPLRRDLRDEQRRLRMKPETLTGEHDLDLRRPLDLGRSRLLHRLALLGVPWGTPRRARSKGTFKESWSLEWRPELDVALIEAAVWGITVEAAATARVRDLADGAGLPELTALVERCLPAHLPGALPYVLARIEDRAVLDGEVRHLMAALPALVRARRYGDVRGTEGLADVTESMLARICAGLSPALTGLDEDAARAMAALVDGVHAASGLMGEAGPAGAAGATGSGRWLTTLAAVARRDDLPGLLDGRVVRILFDADALEDDVAARMARSMSPGNPPARSAGWIEGFLSGGGLLLVHDPRLLATVDAWLTGLSAQDFADTLPLLRRTFGAFPAPERRMIGRRIRSGSALRSSEPGGEAGAEVDDGLAAGAVRTVREILGRETDGRP; from the coding sequence GTGCTGGGGGTGCGGCACCATGGGCCGGGATCGGCCAGGGCGGTGCGGGACGAGCTGCACCGGATCCGGCCCGATCTGGTGCTCGTGGAGGGCCCGCCCGAGGCCGACGGCCTCGTGAAGCTCGCCGCCGACCCTGGCATGCGCCCGCCGGTCGCGCTCCTGGCGTACGTGCCGGGTGAGCCGTCGCGGGCCGCGTTCTGGCCGTTCGCGGAGTTCTCACCGGAATGGCAGGCGCTCGCCTATGCGGCCCGGGCGGGCGTCGAGGCACGGTTCTGCGACCTGCCCGCCGCCCACGCCCTCGCGCTGGAAGCCGACCCCGTACGCCGCGACCCCGTCGGCGAACTGGCCCGCGCGGCGGGGTACGACGACCCGGAGCGGTGGTGGGAGGACCTGGTCGAGCACCGGGGCGAGGCCGGGACGCTCGACGTGATCGCCGAGGCGATGCGAGCCGTGCGCGACGGGCACGTCGCGGAGGGCGTCGAGGCCCGGCGCGAGGCGTACATGCGCAGGACACTGCGGAAGGCGGCGCGGGAGGGCTTCGCCCGCATCGCTGTGGTCTGCGGGGCCTGGCACCTGCCCGCGCTTACCCTGCCCGCGCTTACCCTGCCCGCGCTTACCCTGCCCGCGCTTACCCTGCCCGCGCTTACCCTGCCCGCGCAGACCCTGCCCGCGCAGACCCCGCCCGTGCTCACCCCGTCCGCGCAGACTTTGCCCGCGCAGACCCCGCCCGCGCCCAGCCGCCGCGCCCCGGGGCCCGGCGCGGCCGCGCCCGAGGGGGTGCCGGACGGCCCCGGCCGCCCACCCTCGGCCGCTGAGGACGAGCGGCTGCTGCGCGGCCTGCCCAAGGTCAGGGTCGAGATGACGTGGGTGCCGTGGACCCACGGACGGCTCGCCGCGGGTGCGGGCTACGGCGCCGGCGTCGCCGCACCCGGGTGGTACGAGCACCTGTTCACCGCGCCCGACCGGCCGGTGGAGCGCTGGCTCGCTAGGGCCGCCGCGATCCTGCGTGAGGAGGACCTGCCCGTCTCCTCCGCGCACGTCATCGAGGCCGTACGGCTGGCCGAGGGGCTGGCGGCGCTGCGCGGCAGGCCGCTCGCCGGGCTGTCGGAGGTCACCGAGGCGGTCAGGGCGGTCCTGTGCGACGGCGACGAGCCGAAGGTCGAGCTGGTCCAGCGGCGGATGGTCGTGGGGGAGCGGCTCGGGCGGGTGCCGGAGGCCACGCCGATGGTGCCGTTGCGGCGGGACCTGCGTGACGAGCAACGGCGCCTGCGCATGAAACCGGAGACCCTCACCGGGGAGCACGACCTGGACCTGCGCAGGCCGCTCGACCTCGGCCGCAGCCGGCTGCTGCACCGGCTCGCCCTGCTCGGCGTGCCCTGGGGGACGCCCCGGCGGGCCCGGAGCAAGGGGACGTTCAAGGAGTCCTGGTCGCTGGAGTGGCGGCCGGAGCTCGACGTCGCGCTCATCGAGGCCGCCGTGTGGGGGATCACGGTCGAGGCTGCGGCGACGGCCCGCGTCCGCGACCTCGCGGACGGCGCCGGTCTGCCCGAACTGACCGCGCTGGTCGAGCGCTGCCTGCCGGCGCACCTCCCCGGCGCGCTGCCGTACGTCCTGGCGCGGATCGAGGACAGGGCGGTGCTCGACGGCGAGGTGCGCCACCTCATGGCGGCGCTCCCCGCGCTCGTGCGGGCCCGCCGGTACGGCGACGTGCGCGGCACCGAGGGCCTCGCGGACGTCACCGAGTCGATGCTGGCCCGGATCTGCGCCGGGCTGTCCCCCGCCCTGACGGGGCTGGACGAGGACGCGGCCCGCGCGATGGCGGCGCTCGTCGACGGGGTGCACGCGGCCAGCGGGTTGATGGGCGAGGCCGGGCCGGCGGGAGCGGCCGGGGCGACGGGGAGCGGGCGGTGGCTCACGACGCTGGCCGCGGTCGCCCGCCGCGACGACCTGCCGGGGCTGCTCGACGGACGCGTCGTGCGGATCCTGTTCGACGCCGACGCGCTGGAGGACGACGTGGCCGCGCGCATGGCCCGGTCGATGTCGCCGGGCAACCCCCCGGCGCGGTCGGCGGGCTGGATCGAGGGCTTCCTGTCCGGGGGCGGCCTGCTGCTCGTCCACGATCCGCGCCTGCTCGCCACCGTGGACGCCTGGCTCACCGGCCTGTCCGCCCAGGACTTCGCGGACACGCTGCCGTTGCTGCGGCGCACGTTCGGGGCGTTCCCGGCGCCGGAGCGGCGGATGATCGGCCGGCGGATCCGCTCGGGCTCTGCGCTCCGCTCCTCGGAACCGGGCGGCGAGGCGGGGGCGGAGGTCGACGACGGGCTGGCGGCGGGAGCCGTACGGACCGTGCGGGAGATCTTGGGGCGCGAGACGGACGGGAGGCCCTGA
- a CDS encoding ATP-binding protein produces MTSVLRPHAEDQFADELAVLAKTDDRPRPPGWRLSPWAVTAYVLGDGGQITPKYIGPRRIVEVAVATLATDRALLLLGVPGTAKTWLSEHLAAAISGDSTLLVQGTAGTAEEAVRYGWNYARLLSEGPSRQALTPSPVMRAMAEGRLARVEELTRMPSDVQDALITVLSEKTLPIPELGEEVQAAKGFNVIATANDRDRGVNDLSSALRRRFNTVVLPVPATTEEEVDIVARRVAQLGRSLELPETATGLEEIRRVVTVFRELRAGVTADGRTKVKSPSGTLSTAEAISVVTGGIVLAAHFGDGVLRPADLAGGIVGAVVQDPVSDRVVWQEYLETVVRGRDDWRDFYRACRDAG; encoded by the coding sequence ATGACCAGCGTCCTGCGTCCGCACGCGGAAGACCAGTTCGCCGACGAACTGGCCGTTCTCGCGAAGACCGACGACCGGCCGCGCCCACCCGGCTGGCGGCTGTCGCCCTGGGCGGTGACGGCCTACGTGCTGGGGGACGGCGGTCAGATCACGCCCAAGTACATCGGCCCGCGCAGGATCGTCGAGGTCGCGGTGGCGACGCTCGCCACCGACAGGGCGCTGCTGCTGCTCGGCGTGCCGGGCACGGCCAAGACCTGGTTGTCCGAGCACCTCGCGGCGGCGATCAGCGGTGACTCGACCCTGCTCGTGCAGGGCACGGCGGGCACGGCGGAGGAGGCCGTCCGTTACGGGTGGAACTACGCGCGGCTGTTGTCCGAGGGACCCTCCCGTCAGGCGCTGACGCCGAGCCCGGTCATGCGTGCGATGGCGGAGGGACGGCTGGCGCGGGTCGAGGAGCTCACCCGCATGCCGTCCGACGTGCAGGACGCCCTGATCACCGTGTTGTCGGAGAAGACGCTGCCGATCCCGGAGCTGGGTGAGGAGGTGCAGGCGGCCAAGGGCTTCAACGTCATCGCCACCGCCAACGACCGCGACCGCGGGGTCAACGACCTGTCGAGCGCGCTGCGCAGGCGGTTCAACACCGTCGTGCTGCCGGTCCCGGCCACCACCGAGGAGGAGGTCGACATCGTGGCCCGGCGCGTGGCGCAGCTCGGCCGTTCCCTGGAGCTGCCGGAGACCGCGACCGGGCTGGAGGAGATCCGCCGGGTGGTGACGGTCTTCCGGGAGCTGCGGGCGGGGGTGACCGCCGACGGGAGAACCAAGGTCAAGTCGCCCAGCGGCACGCTCAGCACGGCGGAGGCGATCTCGGTCGTCACCGGCGGGATCGTGCTCGCCGCCCACTTCGGGGACGGCGTGCTGCGCCCGGCCGATCTCGCGGGCGGCATCGTCGGGGCGGTCGTCCAGGACCCGGTGTCCGATCGCGTGGTGTGGCAGGAGTACCTGGAGACCGTCGTCCGCGGCCGCGACGACTGGCGCGACTTCTACCGGGCCTGCCGCGATGCCGGCTGA
- a CDS encoding DUF5691 domain-containing protein, with protein MTVSWEELVSAALVGAARRGVLPESLLEQAAEQVVRTRAGRRPGKGSPPVPAAAETLPLVPGAAAARLARMLGGEQGRLLTEWLETAAARRVRVPAELIPGLLGLGARDRSIRAYLGAVTGARGRWLAGLNPAWAYLLAEPAHVPPDEVWELGTSGDRRAFLTALRRRDPTAARELLARGWGAETPEDRAVFVTILGDGLAMADEPFLETVLDDRRREVRQAAADLLTRLPESRLARRMTARVRRFVTRNGARLRAEPPAACDAAMERDGVRARPPAGMETRGWWLQQVVAHTPLSFWPGHLGMRPDEIAVAGIGAWEREVRMGWIRAAILQRDTTWARALFEAEPLTDLLAVLPPEEQSRRAAELVAGHPVDGQMVMMLGGVPRPWGPRLARAVLQKIVETTRTQPWNAGELIRLAGERFDPAMHTRVAEVPELAAILRFRFDMLEELA; from the coding sequence ATGACCGTTTCGTGGGAGGAGCTGGTGTCCGCCGCGCTGGTGGGTGCCGCTCGCCGCGGCGTCCTGCCGGAGAGCCTGCTGGAGCAGGCGGCCGAGCAGGTGGTGAGGACGCGCGCGGGGCGGCGGCCGGGCAAAGGCAGCCCGCCGGTCCCCGCGGCGGCGGAGACGCTCCCGCTCGTGCCCGGCGCCGCGGCGGCCCGGCTGGCCCGGATGCTCGGCGGTGAGCAGGGCAGACTGCTCACCGAGTGGCTGGAGACGGCCGCCGCGCGGCGGGTGCGGGTCCCGGCCGAGCTGATCCCGGGGCTGCTCGGCCTCGGCGCGCGGGACCGGTCGATCCGCGCGTACCTGGGGGCGGTCACCGGGGCCCGGGGCCGCTGGCTCGCCGGTCTCAACCCCGCTTGGGCGTACCTGCTGGCCGAGCCCGCGCACGTCCCCCCGGACGAGGTGTGGGAGCTCGGCACGAGCGGGGACAGGCGGGCCTTCCTGACCGCGCTGCGCCGCCGCGACCCCACCGCCGCCAGGGAGCTGCTGGCCCGGGGCTGGGGCGCGGAGACGCCCGAGGACCGGGCCGTCTTCGTGACGATCCTCGGAGACGGACTCGCCATGGCCGACGAGCCGTTTCTGGAGACGGTGCTCGACGACCGGCGCCGCGAGGTGCGGCAGGCCGCCGCCGACCTCCTCACTCGCCTGCCGGAATCGCGGCTGGCCCGCCGCATGACCGCGCGGGTGCGCCGGTTCGTGACCAGGAACGGCGCCCGGCTGCGCGCGGAGCCGCCGGCGGCCTGTGACGCCGCGATGGAGCGCGACGGCGTCAGGGCGCGCCCGCCCGCCGGCATGGAGACGAGGGGCTGGTGGCTGCAGCAGGTGGTGGCGCACACGCCGCTGTCGTTCTGGCCGGGTCATCTCGGGATGCGGCCGGACGAGATCGCCGTGGCCGGGATCGGCGCGTGGGAGCGGGAGGTCCGCATGGGCTGGATCCGGGCGGCCATCCTGCAGCGGGACACGACGTGGGCCCGCGCCCTGTTCGAGGCCGAGCCGCTGACCGACCTGCTGGCCGTGCTCCCTCCGGAGGAGCAGTCCCGGCGAGCGGCCGAGCTGGTGGCGGGTCATCCCGTGGACGGCCAGATGGTCATGATGCTGGGCGGCGTGCCGCGACCTTGGGGGCCCCGGCTGGCGAGGGCCGTGCTGCAGAAGATCGTCGAGACCACGCGGACGCAGCCGTGGAACGCCGGCGAGCTGATCCGGCTGGCCGGAGAGCGGTTCGACCCCGCGATGCACACGCGGGTGGCGGAGGTCCCCGAACTGGCCGCGATCCTGCGATTCCGCTTCGACATGCTGGAGGAGCTTGCATGA
- a CDS encoding SWIM zinc finger family protein gives MTKRWGQVATRGTGDAEPGRDRAVPGADAGGRAAARRAQAEQREGRVAAGLSELERWLADQVAQGIAQARQTGPADWDDLARRLVDAQAPGVAGTVARLSRVLHAEDWPGLLLGEYALLHLLAVAHRRAAALPEPLRQTVRARVGFPVTRESVLATAAVRDHWDVVGSRDEEQERLLARRVWLAGRATGRAAMVLSFTPAGQPPDASLAPGTTIDADLAFYPGASPLRALVAERYGLADAGPPPGTTVSRVPALIAEVLTSDPWADSWPLVLAGVVPCLDGLADEEGNALPLHPSAGVPWRLLAVSGGRPVTVAAEWTPRGLLPLTTWDEEGGAVRL, from the coding sequence GTGACGAAACGGTGGGGCCAGGTCGCGACCCGGGGCACGGGTGACGCCGAGCCGGGCCGCGACCGTGCCGTCCCCGGCGCCGACGCCGGTGGCCGGGCGGCGGCCAGGCGGGCGCAGGCCGAGCAGCGCGAGGGCAGGGTCGCGGCGGGCCTGTCGGAGCTGGAGCGGTGGCTGGCCGACCAGGTCGCGCAGGGGATCGCGCAGGCCCGCCAGACGGGCCCCGCGGACTGGGACGACCTCGCCAGGCGGCTTGTCGACGCGCAGGCGCCCGGCGTCGCGGGGACCGTCGCCCGGCTCTCACGGGTGCTGCACGCGGAGGACTGGCCGGGCCTTCTCCTCGGGGAGTACGCGCTGCTCCATCTGCTCGCGGTCGCCCACCGCCGCGCGGCCGCGCTGCCCGAGCCGCTGCGGCAGACCGTGCGGGCGCGGGTCGGCTTCCCCGTCACCCGGGAGTCCGTCCTGGCCACCGCGGCCGTGCGGGACCACTGGGACGTCGTCGGCAGCCGTGACGAGGAGCAGGAGCGGCTGCTCGCCCGGCGCGTGTGGCTCGCGGGGCGCGCCACGGGCCGCGCCGCGATGGTGCTGTCGTTCACGCCGGCCGGACAGCCGCCGGACGCGTCACTCGCCCCGGGCACGACGATCGACGCCGATCTGGCGTTCTACCCGGGGGCGTCACCGCTGCGGGCCCTCGTGGCCGAGCGGTACGGCCTCGCCGACGCGGGACCGCCACCGGGGACGACGGTCTCCCGGGTGCCCGCGCTGATCGCGGAGGTCCTCACGTCCGACCCCTGGGCCGATTCGTGGCCGCTGGTGCTCGCCGGTGTCGTCCCCTGCCTGGACGGCCTCGCCGACGAGGAGGGGAACGCGCTGCCGCTGCATCCGTCCGCGGGCGTCCCGTGGCGGCTGCTGGCCGTCTCCGGCGGGCGGCCGGTCACGGTCGCGGCCGAGTGGACGCCGCGTGGGTTGCTCCCGCTCACCACCTGGGACGAAGAGGGCGGGGCGGTGCGGTTATGA
- a CDS encoding DinB family protein, translating to MSEIPEANYSKTWDDDVRPVLPLVGDEREILTAFLDWHRATFALKCSGIPKERLSEKGVPPSGLSLHGIIRHLGGVERWWFRIQFAGEDVPLLYYSDDDPDQDFGDLDGDVDEAFAVWRAECERSREIVAAARSLDQTGVHRATGRPVSLRRILVAMIAEYARHNGHADLLRERIDGATGQ from the coding sequence ATGAGCGAGATCCCCGAGGCGAACTACTCGAAGACCTGGGACGACGATGTGCGGCCGGTCCTTCCCCTCGTCGGCGACGAGCGGGAGATCCTGACGGCTTTCCTGGACTGGCACCGGGCGACGTTCGCGCTCAAGTGCTCGGGCATCCCGAAGGAGCGTCTGTCGGAGAAGGGGGTGCCGCCGTCGGGGCTCAGCCTTCACGGGATCATCCGGCACCTCGGGGGCGTCGAGCGGTGGTGGTTCCGCATCCAGTTCGCCGGTGAGGACGTCCCCCTCCTCTACTACTCGGACGACGACCCCGACCAGGACTTCGGGGATCTGGACGGGGACGTCGACGAGGCGTTCGCCGTGTGGCGGGCGGAGTGCGAGCGCTCCCGCGAGATCGTGGCCGCCGCCCGCTCGCTGGACCAGACCGGCGTGCACCGCGCCACCGGGCGGCCCGTCTCGCTGCGCCGGATCCTGGTCGCCATGATCGCCGAGTACGCGCGCCACAACGGGCACGCCGACCTGCTCCGCGAGCGCATCGACGGCGCCACCGGCCAGTGA